The following are encoded together in the Phocoena sinus isolate mPhoSin1 chromosome 11, mPhoSin1.pri, whole genome shotgun sequence genome:
- the LOC116761531 gene encoding uncharacterized protein LOC116761531, translated as MVSGLQASVLDSKAINGQATRSPALGHAEKMKNMGQAVCHPSLYALKRGLMLTRVIPPRRPWLLVCVRSPVTLGFANDDFPLLNQSFLEGSPAQPEGTGQALVPAFQAWSTQSATGSPRKGLSLQFTAWAIAGGRGGRCSLSSRCLRAPQTTWHTWSQCIWPSLEGQPDRPLCTVIPGQIHRLGFLWTLPPKCLSPKARRSLNKRGTCQPGRRGPGLLLVLESLRWPRPCPGQGTVPYQQWHQHL; from the coding sequence ATGGTTTCTGGCCTGCAGGCATCGGTCCTCGACTCAAAGGCCATTAACGGCCAAGCCACCCGGTCACCAGCCCTGGGGCatgcagagaaaatgaagaacatgGGCCAAGCAGTTTGTCACCCCAGCCTTTATGCCCTCAAGAGGGGTCTCATGCTCACACGCGTGATCCCACCACGCCGCCCGTGGCTGTTGGTATGCGTAAGATCACCCGTGACACTGGGCTTTGCTAATGACGACTTTCCCCTTCTAAACCAGAGCTTCCTGGAAGGCAGCCCGGCTCAGCCTGAGGGGACAGGACAGGCGCTCGTGCCAGCCTTCCAGGCCTGGAGCACACAGTCAGCCACAGGCTCCCCCAGAAAAGGGCTCTCCCTTCAGTTCACAGCCTGGGCGAtagctggagggagaggaggacgCTGCTCCCTCAGCAGCCGCTGCCTCAGGGCCCCCCAAACCACGTGGCACACCTGGAGCCAGTGTATCTGGCCAAGTCTAGAAGGCCAGCCGGATCGCCCGCTTTGCACAGTCATCCCAGGCCAGATCCACCGCCTCGGCTTTCTTTGGACTCTGCCTCCAAAGTGTCTGTCGCCTAAGGCTCGCCGGAGCCTGAACAAACGTGGTACCTGCCAGCCTGGCCGGAGAGGCCCAGGGCTTCTCCTAGTGCTGGAAAGTCTCCGGTGGCCTCGGCCCTGCCCGGGGCAGGGCACAGTCCCTTATCAGCAGTGGCACCAGCACCTCTGA